A portion of the Bacteroides faecium genome contains these proteins:
- a CDS encoding helix-turn-helix domain-containing protein, whose protein sequence is MNNITNYYGDLGIFLYYTPIVSAFMAAFALLANRRRTPSQTWLALVLVTLGTGMAASFLFDRYFSASHSEIFRPVNFIFSTANSIVILFYYVSLMRPQLLTRKYMLYFSGGWALFSLFVLLPGTFSARFQPVQGIHRLADLSSLPMVFHLLTICGILVFYTWMGVFILRIYRDYRKFIVNSYSFVGGITLSWVSITIYLFIIMGILDILWMVNTSAGYKMLFNVVSLGAVWTLFWYGSRQSAIPPVDIEPKKKSFKEVEELSVTTDDKQAKLKIQLLEYFNHKKPYLNPELSLKEVAQALQTNHYALSRFINKEFEVNFYTLINRFRVEYILHLIELNKGTINCDTLHAISGFKSRTTFFKQFKEIAGCTPQEYIESRKTEKSNNSTIKTKLF, encoded by the coding sequence ATGAATAATATTACGAATTATTACGGAGACTTGGGCATATTTCTTTATTATACCCCTATCGTGAGTGCTTTTATGGCTGCATTCGCCCTACTTGCCAACCGTCGGCGAACTCCTTCGCAAACGTGGTTGGCTCTCGTCTTAGTTACATTAGGAACCGGCATGGCTGCCAGTTTCCTGTTCGACCGCTATTTCAGCGCGAGCCATAGCGAAATATTCCGCCCGGTCAATTTTATTTTTTCAACGGCAAATTCCATCGTCATTCTGTTTTACTATGTTTCACTGATGCGTCCCCAATTGCTTACCCGGAAATATATGCTTTATTTTAGTGGGGGCTGGGCGCTATTTTCTCTATTTGTCCTGTTGCCCGGCACGTTTTCGGCACGTTTTCAACCGGTTCAGGGTATCCACAGGTTGGCAGATTTATCTTCGCTGCCGATGGTTTTCCACCTTCTGACTATCTGTGGCATCCTTGTTTTTTATACCTGGATGGGGGTTTTTATACTACGTATCTACCGTGATTACCGTAAGTTTATCGTCAACAGTTATTCTTTTGTGGGAGGGATTACCCTTTCGTGGGTGAGCATTACGATTTATTTGTTTATTATCATGGGCATCCTCGATATACTCTGGATGGTGAACACTTCCGCCGGATACAAAATGCTGTTCAATGTCGTTTCTTTGGGAGCCGTGTGGACCCTGTTCTGGTATGGTTCCCGCCAGAGCGCGATTCCTCCGGTAGATATTGAGCCGAAGAAGAAGAGCTTCAAGGAAGTGGAAGAGTTATCTGTCACCACGGATGACAAGCAAGCAAAACTCAAAATACAATTGCTGGAATATTTTAATCATAAAAAGCCTTATCTGAATCCGGAACTTTCGCTGAAAGAGGTGGCACAAGCGTTGCAGACAAATCATTATGCGCTTTCCCGTTTTATCAACAAAGAGTTTGAGGTGAATTTCTATACACTTATCAACCGTTTCCGTGTGGAGTATATACTTCACCTGATCGAATTGAACAAAGGTACTATCAACTGCGATACGCTTCATGCAATTTCCGGTTTTAAGAGCCGTACCACCTTTTTTAAACAGTTTAAGGAGATTGCCGGATGCACGCCACAGGAATACATCGAAAGCCGAAAGACAGAAAAGTCCAACAATAGTACGATAAAAACAAAACTATTTTAG